One window from the genome of Halictus rubicundus isolate RS-2024b chromosome 7, iyHalRubi1_principal, whole genome shotgun sequence encodes:
- the Vha16 gene encoding vacuolar H+ ATP synthase 16 kDa proteolipid subunit — MSTKPLSEENPVYAPFFGVMGAASAIIFSALGAAYGTAKSGTGIAAMSVMRPELIMKSIIPVVMAGIIAIYGLVVAVLIAGGLDTPDKYSLFKGFVHLGAGLAVGFSGLAAGFAIGIVGDAGVRGTAQQPRLFVGMILILIFAEVLGLYGLIVAIYLYTK, encoded by the exons ATGTCTACCAAACCCTTAAGCGAGGAGAATCCGGTGTACGCACCGTTCTTCGGTGTGATGGGCGCCGCCTCAGCTATCATATTTTCTG CTCTGGGAGCAGCGTATGGCACGGCAAAATCTGGCACAGGAATTGCAGCGATGTCTGTCATGAGGCCAGAACTTATCATGAAATCTATCATTCCTGTTGTCATGGCGGGTATTATTGCCATTTATGGTCTTGTAGTAGCGGTCCTTATCGCTGGTGGTTTAGATACACCTGATAAATATAGCCTTTTCAA GGGTTTTGTTCATCTGGGTGCTGGCTTAGCCGTAGGTTTTTCTGGTCTAGCTGCTGGATTTGCCATTGGTATTGTTGGTGATGCAGGTGTGAGAGGTACCGCTCAACAGCCCCGCCTGTTTGTCGGTATGATCTTGATTCTTATCTTCGCGGAAGTATTGGGTCTCTACGGTCTCATCGTTGCCATCTACTTGTACACCAAGTAA
- the LOC143355601 gene encoding periodic tryptophan protein 2 homolog isoform X2 gives MVSKIIIHTYKFKRRVRCIKFSPDSKHFAACKENNVFIFNAPGLQTGEYNPFIMERVYHGAADETTFVNWSHDSKMIAVGSKDNSTNIYSLQKYANFRYINLGNHSDAIVACYFEKKDYDLTTISRNGQLCVWECTIDPDDLVLWEPSAKRRQRKEDSDVEDDVDLDKVVERTEKQAKARERNLQRDSPEEDGDKAVEINSSIKKFQYKRLCRHYLANDVEKRENIKVTLTAAAYHKETGILVVGFNNGSFYLYEMPEVNMIHSLSISNQRISSIAINSTGDWIALGCSTAGQLLVWEWQSETYAMKQQGHSNNMNFLAYSPDGQYIVTGGDDGKVKLWNTLNGFCSVTFHEHTSSVLSVLFSHNRKFIVSASSDGTVRAYDLARYRNFRTLTSPRPVQFSCVALDSTDQFIAAGGQDFFEIYLWSVKLGTLLEIMGGHEGPVVSIAFNPNPTSTEMVSVSWDKSLKIWNAIESGSSHETIKLTADGLYVTYKPNGEDVAVATLDGQISFFNCKTAMQIGSIEGRKDLGSGRAETDFVTAKTSLQGKAFNTLCYSADGTCILAGGLSKNICIYNVQEYMLIKKFVVTQNRSLDAVDDIINRRKLTEFGNLALIEEREENEGGDVTLRLPGVRSGDMASRSMKPEIRVYSLQFSPTGQAWAAATTEGLLIYSLDVGMVFDPFELELGITPETVKMTLNDKEYTKALLMSIKLNEKLLVKRVLENIPYSDIDLIVSALPDIYVEKVLKFVASELELSRHIHFYLLWVESILTTHGPRINSALQMPILLMLQKNMQKKYDELSKICDFNQYTMSYLIESGKHKAEKSISMEEKADSEGEDSDEVSSVEQMEID, from the exons ATGGTCAGTAAAATTATAATACACACATATAAGTTCAAGAGACGTGTTCGATGTATAAAGTTTTCTCCAGATAGCAAACACTTTGCAGCCTGTAAAGAAAACAATG tatttatttttaaCGCACCCGGCTTGCAAACTGGAGAATATAATCCGTTTATCATGGAACGTGTGTACCATGGAGCTGCGGATGAAACAACTTTTGTTAATTGGTCTCACGACTCGAAAATGATCGCTGTTGGATCGAAAGATAATTCTACCAACATATACAGCTTACAAAAATACGCGAATTTTAGGTATATTAATCTTGGTAACCATTCTGACGCTATTGTGGCTTGTTATTTCGAGAAGAAAGACTATGATTTGACCACGATTAGCAG GAATGGCCAACTCTGTGTTTGGGAATGCACAATCGACCCAGATGATTTGGTACTGTGGGAACCCTCTGCCAAAAGAAGGCAACGAAAAGAAGACAGCGACGTAGAAGACGATGTAGATCTCGATAAAGTTGTCGAGAGGACAGAGAAACAAGCTAAAGCTCGTGAACGCAATTTACAAC GAGATTCCCCAGAAGAAGATGGAGACAAAGCTGTTGAAATTAATTCGAGTATCAAGAAGTTTCAGTACAAAAGATTATGCCGTCATTACCTAGCCAACGACGTCGAGAAGCGGGAAAATATAAAGGTGACGCTCACAGCAGCTGCTTATCATAAGGAGACTGGTATTTTGGTAGTCGGGTTCAACAATGGCTCGTTTTACTTGTACGAGATGCCTGAAGTCAACATGATTCACTCTCTCAG TATATCGAACCAACGCATTTCTTCGATTGCTATAAACTCCACCGGAGATTGGATAGCCCTAGGGTGCTCCACAGCTGGCCAATTATTAGTATGGGAATGGCAAAGTGAGACTTACGCCATGAAGCAACAGGGTCATAGTAACAACATGAACTTTCTGGCATACAGTCCTGATGGTCAATATATTGTTACCGGTGGCGACGACGGGAAAGTCAAGCTGTGGAACACGTTGAACGGATTCTGTTCTGTTACGTTCCACGAACATACTTCCTCCGTGTTGAGCGTGTTATTTAGTCACAATAGGAAGTTCATTGTCTCAGCTTCGTCAGATGGAACGGTCAGAGCTTATGATTTGGCAAGGTACAGGAATTTTCGAACTCTTACTTCACCGCGACCGGTTCAGTTCTCCTGCGTTGCATTAGACTCAACCGACCAGTTTATTGCAGCCGGAGGCCAGGATTTCTTTGAGATCTATCTGTGGAGCGTCAAACTGGGCACCTTATTGGAG ataaTGGGTGGACACGAAGGTCCAGTGGTCAGTATAGCGTTCAATCCAAATCCTACCAGCACAGAAATGGTGTCTGTGTCCTGGGACAAATCGTTGAAGATATGGAACGCGATCGAAAGTGGATCCTCCCATGAAACAATAAAGTTAACAGCGGATGGTTTGTATGTTACTTACAAACCGAATGGCGAGGACGTAGCTGTTGCTACTTTGGACGGTCAGatttcatttttcaattgtaaaacGGCGATGCAGATTGGTAGCATTGAAGGAAGGAAAGATTTGGGCAGTGGGAGAGCTGAAACTGATTTTGTTACTGCGAAGACGAGCCTGCAGGGAAA AGCTTTTAATACTTTATGCTATTCTGCCGATGGGACGTGTATACTGGCTGGTGGATTGTCCAAGAACATATGTATTTATAATGTTCAAGAGTACAtgctaattaaaaaatttgtcgtAACTCAAAACCGATCTCTAGACGCAGTTGAC gatattataaatAGGAGAAAGTTAACAGAATTTGGTAATTTAGCATTAATCGAGGAACGCGAAGAAAACGAAGGTGGAGATGTAACATTGAGACTTCCGGGAGTGAGGAGCGGCGACATGGCAAGCAGAAGTATGAAACCGGAAATCAGAGTGTACAGTTTACAGTTTTCTCCAACAG GACAAGCATGGGCTGCAGCCACAACAGAAGGTCTGCTAATATATTCTCTGGACGTTGGCATGGTGTTCGATCCATTCGAATTAGAATTGGGAATCACGCCGGAAACTGTAAAAATGACTCTGAACGACAAAGAGTACACGAAAG CGTTGTTGATGTCTATAAAATTGAATGAGAAGCTGTTGGTAAAGCGGGTCTTGGAAAACATTCCGTACTCGGACA ttgATTTAATTGTTTCTGCACTGCCCGACATTTACGTAGAGAAGGTATTGAAGTTCGTGGCGTCGGAGTTAGAATTATCGAGGCATATACACTTCTATCTTCTCTGGGTGGAGTCTATACTAACCACTCATGGTCCCAGAATAAACTCCGCACTTCAAATGCCGATATTACTGATGCtgcaaaaaaatatgcaaaaGAAATACGACGAGTTGAGTAAAAT ATGTGATTTCAACCAGTACACAATGAGTTACCTGATAGAGTCAGGAAAACACAAAGCTGAGAAATCGATTTCCATGGAGGAAAAAGCTGATTCGGAAGGCGAAGATTCCGATGAAGTATCTTCAGTTGAACAGATGGAAATCGACTAA
- the LOC143355601 gene encoding periodic tryptophan protein 2 homolog isoform X1 yields the protein MRFAYKFSNLLGTVYHNGDLVFSPDGSTVISPVGNRITIYDLKNNKSNTLPVESTYNYTTIDLSPNGALLLAVNEVGDLHVISMVSKIIIHTYKFKRRVRCIKFSPDSKHFAACKENNVFIFNAPGLQTGEYNPFIMERVYHGAADETTFVNWSHDSKMIAVGSKDNSTNIYSLQKYANFRYINLGNHSDAIVACYFEKKDYDLTTISRNGQLCVWECTIDPDDLVLWEPSAKRRQRKEDSDVEDDVDLDKVVERTEKQAKARERNLQRDSPEEDGDKAVEINSSIKKFQYKRLCRHYLANDVEKRENIKVTLTAAAYHKETGILVVGFNNGSFYLYEMPEVNMIHSLSISNQRISSIAINSTGDWIALGCSTAGQLLVWEWQSETYAMKQQGHSNNMNFLAYSPDGQYIVTGGDDGKVKLWNTLNGFCSVTFHEHTSSVLSVLFSHNRKFIVSASSDGTVRAYDLARYRNFRTLTSPRPVQFSCVALDSTDQFIAAGGQDFFEIYLWSVKLGTLLEIMGGHEGPVVSIAFNPNPTSTEMVSVSWDKSLKIWNAIESGSSHETIKLTADGLYVTYKPNGEDVAVATLDGQISFFNCKTAMQIGSIEGRKDLGSGRAETDFVTAKTSLQGKAFNTLCYSADGTCILAGGLSKNICIYNVQEYMLIKKFVVTQNRSLDAVDDIINRRKLTEFGNLALIEEREENEGGDVTLRLPGVRSGDMASRSMKPEIRVYSLQFSPTGQAWAAATTEGLLIYSLDVGMVFDPFELELGITPETVKMTLNDKEYTKALLMSIKLNEKLLVKRVLENIPYSDIDLIVSALPDIYVEKVLKFVASELELSRHIHFYLLWVESILTTHGPRINSALQMPILLMLQKNMQKKYDELSKICDFNQYTMSYLIESGKHKAEKSISMEEKADSEGEDSDEVSSVEQMEID from the exons atgAGGTTCGCATATAAG TTTTCCAATTTGCTGGGCACAGTATACCACAACGGAGATTTGGTATTTTCTCCTGATGGATCAACCGTTATCAGTCCCGTGGGAAATCGGATAACCATATACGATTTAAAGAA caACAAGTCTAATACATTGCCTGTCGAGAGCACATACAATTACACGACGATCGACTTGTCCCCCAATGGAGCTCTACTACTTGCTGTTAACGAAG TGGGTGACCTGCATGTCATCAGTATGGTCAGTAAAATTATAATACACACATATAAGTTCAAGAGACGTGTTCGATGTATAAAGTTTTCTCCAGATAGCAAACACTTTGCAGCCTGTAAAGAAAACAATG tatttatttttaaCGCACCCGGCTTGCAAACTGGAGAATATAATCCGTTTATCATGGAACGTGTGTACCATGGAGCTGCGGATGAAACAACTTTTGTTAATTGGTCTCACGACTCGAAAATGATCGCTGTTGGATCGAAAGATAATTCTACCAACATATACAGCTTACAAAAATACGCGAATTTTAGGTATATTAATCTTGGTAACCATTCTGACGCTATTGTGGCTTGTTATTTCGAGAAGAAAGACTATGATTTGACCACGATTAGCAG GAATGGCCAACTCTGTGTTTGGGAATGCACAATCGACCCAGATGATTTGGTACTGTGGGAACCCTCTGCCAAAAGAAGGCAACGAAAAGAAGACAGCGACGTAGAAGACGATGTAGATCTCGATAAAGTTGTCGAGAGGACAGAGAAACAAGCTAAAGCTCGTGAACGCAATTTACAAC GAGATTCCCCAGAAGAAGATGGAGACAAAGCTGTTGAAATTAATTCGAGTATCAAGAAGTTTCAGTACAAAAGATTATGCCGTCATTACCTAGCCAACGACGTCGAGAAGCGGGAAAATATAAAGGTGACGCTCACAGCAGCTGCTTATCATAAGGAGACTGGTATTTTGGTAGTCGGGTTCAACAATGGCTCGTTTTACTTGTACGAGATGCCTGAAGTCAACATGATTCACTCTCTCAG TATATCGAACCAACGCATTTCTTCGATTGCTATAAACTCCACCGGAGATTGGATAGCCCTAGGGTGCTCCACAGCTGGCCAATTATTAGTATGGGAATGGCAAAGTGAGACTTACGCCATGAAGCAACAGGGTCATAGTAACAACATGAACTTTCTGGCATACAGTCCTGATGGTCAATATATTGTTACCGGTGGCGACGACGGGAAAGTCAAGCTGTGGAACACGTTGAACGGATTCTGTTCTGTTACGTTCCACGAACATACTTCCTCCGTGTTGAGCGTGTTATTTAGTCACAATAGGAAGTTCATTGTCTCAGCTTCGTCAGATGGAACGGTCAGAGCTTATGATTTGGCAAGGTACAGGAATTTTCGAACTCTTACTTCACCGCGACCGGTTCAGTTCTCCTGCGTTGCATTAGACTCAACCGACCAGTTTATTGCAGCCGGAGGCCAGGATTTCTTTGAGATCTATCTGTGGAGCGTCAAACTGGGCACCTTATTGGAG ataaTGGGTGGACACGAAGGTCCAGTGGTCAGTATAGCGTTCAATCCAAATCCTACCAGCACAGAAATGGTGTCTGTGTCCTGGGACAAATCGTTGAAGATATGGAACGCGATCGAAAGTGGATCCTCCCATGAAACAATAAAGTTAACAGCGGATGGTTTGTATGTTACTTACAAACCGAATGGCGAGGACGTAGCTGTTGCTACTTTGGACGGTCAGatttcatttttcaattgtaaaacGGCGATGCAGATTGGTAGCATTGAAGGAAGGAAAGATTTGGGCAGTGGGAGAGCTGAAACTGATTTTGTTACTGCGAAGACGAGCCTGCAGGGAAA AGCTTTTAATACTTTATGCTATTCTGCCGATGGGACGTGTATACTGGCTGGTGGATTGTCCAAGAACATATGTATTTATAATGTTCAAGAGTACAtgctaattaaaaaatttgtcgtAACTCAAAACCGATCTCTAGACGCAGTTGAC gatattataaatAGGAGAAAGTTAACAGAATTTGGTAATTTAGCATTAATCGAGGAACGCGAAGAAAACGAAGGTGGAGATGTAACATTGAGACTTCCGGGAGTGAGGAGCGGCGACATGGCAAGCAGAAGTATGAAACCGGAAATCAGAGTGTACAGTTTACAGTTTTCTCCAACAG GACAAGCATGGGCTGCAGCCACAACAGAAGGTCTGCTAATATATTCTCTGGACGTTGGCATGGTGTTCGATCCATTCGAATTAGAATTGGGAATCACGCCGGAAACTGTAAAAATGACTCTGAACGACAAAGAGTACACGAAAG CGTTGTTGATGTCTATAAAATTGAATGAGAAGCTGTTGGTAAAGCGGGTCTTGGAAAACATTCCGTACTCGGACA ttgATTTAATTGTTTCTGCACTGCCCGACATTTACGTAGAGAAGGTATTGAAGTTCGTGGCGTCGGAGTTAGAATTATCGAGGCATATACACTTCTATCTTCTCTGGGTGGAGTCTATACTAACCACTCATGGTCCCAGAATAAACTCCGCACTTCAAATGCCGATATTACTGATGCtgcaaaaaaatatgcaaaaGAAATACGACGAGTTGAGTAAAAT ATGTGATTTCAACCAGTACACAATGAGTTACCTGATAGAGTCAGGAAAACACAAAGCTGAGAAATCGATTTCCATGGAGGAAAAAGCTGATTCGGAAGGCGAAGATTCCGATGAAGTATCTTCAGTTGAACAGATGGAAATCGACTAA